One genomic window of Arachis stenosperma cultivar V10309 chromosome 10, arast.V10309.gnm1.PFL2, whole genome shotgun sequence includes the following:
- the LOC130956501 gene encoding mRNA-binding protein puf3-like, whose amino-acid sequence MGKKTVKDDAGELEMLLNEIPLATSNNLIHHYRHAGDDEHDHDHGHGVMGYDVDYDDTFAQIKYRCASSSPVSGLSLQSDGSSSSFFSVVGSPTPPPLEDLTSTMPCPNPNTIWLDSKAPDSAVAMRKKGSDIDELGLCANLSKMYIGNQQENPNGLAFPDYYSLSGGNNSVNVHGEHGDRYDFRRGLLRFQWPVSDGSHCAAETKTALLGLNQDCNIANLFGSQQCPRWHGNMIPQSNGSHGSMGSPRHVRQMRNGNCGRGSMEAELAASLSRNPMVDDLFYARNYGTNIMEERGMPRAPDSPLCTNLSPYRSVSGSLHYNPPMSNVRAVPLTNARLAHGSLDTIISEGSFIIQGEGSNYVASRGLNRSRCQGAVRESNFTKHLQRSELEIQCHGLGTYETPRSHGIHGPFSLESKYNSLAEVRGYIYLIAKDQHGCRFLQRVFEEGLAEDVQVIFNEIVDHVAELMMNSFGNYLMQKLLDVCNEEQRMQIILKVTMEPGQLVRISLNTHGTRVVQKLIETLKTRRQISLVVSALEPGFLALIKDLNGNHVVQHCLQFLSNEDNKFIFVAAAKYCVDIATHQHGCCVLQRCIGHSNGEHREKLIAEISANALLLAQHQYGNYVVQFILDLRTPSATSTMNMQFEGNYVYMSMQKFSSHVVEKCLAVFNDENRARIICELLCAPCFEQLLQDPHANYVIQSALRYSEGYVHNLLVEAVESYKAISRNSPYSKKIFSQKLLKK is encoded by the exons ATGGGGAAAAAGACAGTGAAGGATGATGCTGGAGAGCTAGAAATGTTGCTGAATGAGATCCCTCTTGCAACATCAAACAATCTCATTCATCATTACCGTCATGCTGGTGATGATGAGCATGATCACGATCATGGTCATGGTGTCATGGGTTATGATGTTGATTATGATGACACTTTTGCTCAGATTAAGTATCGATGTGCTTCATCATCCCCTGTTAGTGGTTTATCTCTTCAATCTGATGGTTCTTCCTCAAGCTTTTTCTCCGTTGTTGGATCACCAACACCACCTCCATTGGAGGACCTTACATCCACCATGCCTTGCCCTAACCCTAACACCATCTGGTTGGATTCGAAGGCACCTGATTCAGCTGTGGCTATGAGGAAGAAGGGCAGTGATATTGATGAACTAGGCCTATGTGCCAATTTGAGTAAAATGTATATTGGAAATCAACAAGAGAATCCTAATGGCCTTGCATTTCCTGATTATTATTCTTTGAGTGGAGGAAACAATTCTGTGAATGTTCACGGAGAGCATGGGGATCGTTATGATTTTAGGAGAGGGTTACTTCGATTTCAATGGCCTGTTAGTGATGGATCTCATTGTGCTGCTGAAACAAAAACAGCATTGTTAGGATTAAACCAGGATTGTAACATTGCTAACTTATTTGGATCACAACAGTGTCCTAGGTGGCATGGCAATATGATTCCTCAATCGAATGGTTCTCATGGTTCGATGGGCTCTCCAAGGCATGTGAGGCAGATGAGAAATGGGAACTGTGGCAGAGGAAGTATGGAAGCAGAGCTTGCTGCTTCTTTAAGCAGAAATCCAATGGTTGATGATTTGTTCTATGCACGAAATTATGGAACTAATATAATGGAGGAAAGGGGCATGCCAAGAGCACCTGATTCTCCCCTATGTACTAATTTAAGTCCTTATAGAAGTGTTAGTGGGTCATTGCATTATAACCCTCCTATGTCTAATGTAAGAGCTGTGCCACTTACAAATGCTAGATTAGCACATGGAAGTTTAGATACTATTATTAGTGAGGGAAGCTTCATCATTCAAGGTGAAGGTTCTAACTATGTTGCTAGTAGGGGTTTGAATCGGTCAAGATGTCAGGGTGCTGTGCGTGAAAGTAATTTCACCAAACATCTACAGAGGTCGGAGCTAGAGATTCAGTGCCATGGTTTAGGAACTTATGAGACTCCTAGGAGTCATGGGATTCATGGTCCATTCTCTTTGGAATCCAAGTATAATTCCCTAGCAGAAGTTCGAGGGTACATATATTTAATTGCCAAAGATCAACATGGTTGTAGATTCTTGCAAAGAGTGTTTGAAGAGGGTTTGGCAGAAGATGTTCAAGTGATATTTAACGAGATTGTTGATCATGTAGCTGAACTTATGATGAATTCTTTTGGAAATTACCTCATGCAGAAGTTATTGGATGTCTGTAACGAAGAACAAAGGATGCAGATCATACTCAAGGTTACTATGGAGCCGGGGCAGCTTGTCAGAATCTCATTGAACACTCATGG CACTCGTGTTGTACAGAAGCTGATTGAGACTCTCAAAACTAGAAGGCAAATTTCTTTGGTTGTATCTGCCCTTGAACCGGGATTCTTGGCTCTCATCAAAGATCTTAATGGAAACCATGTTGTTCAGCATTGTTTGCAATTCCTTAGCAATGAAGATAACAAG TTTATATTTGTCGCCGCTGCAAAGTACTGTGTTGACATTGCAACTCATCAACACGGATGTTGTGTTTTACAAAGATGCATTGGTCATTCAAATGGGGAGCATAGAGAGAAACTAATTGCAGAAATATCTGCAAACGCTCTTCTTCTAGCGCAACATCAATACGG AAACTACGTCGTACAATTTATCTTGGACTTAAGGACTCCATCTGCGACATCAACcatgaacatgcaattcgaaggTAATTATGTGTACATGTCAATGCAGAAGTTCAGTAGCCATGTGGTTGAAAAATGTCTTGCTGTATTCAATGATGAGAATCGGGCTAGAATCATTTGCGAACTGCTCTGCGCGCCTTGCTTCGAACAGTTACTTCAAGATCCTCACGCCAATTATGTCATTCAGTCAGCTCTGCGTTATTCCGAG GGCTATGTGCATAATTTACTAGTTGAAGCAGTTGAGTCCTACAAAGCAATTTCAAGAAATAGCCCATATTCCAAGAAGATTTTCTCACAGAAGCTTTTGAAGAAATGA
- the LOC130955207 gene encoding protein LNK1-like: MLEKGSWSHTPEGVFSCDSDSYVELKRLTSDDTDMSGHCFKSSNMDCGGDELCTDDTLLRDKSVVEDGTVSQYPINQMSQDDNEFSFLDSDGWLDIENFEDVDRMLNYDLTFGMGSLNNEEEFCWLSSSRDAEGSDDALKSDFKFSCAEISPLKSMSDYDMGSKEDIKGLPINDSNKILSSADRKVRSQMDVDDNGIPPTSFNESGKKSSNTADLVPKEKRKMAKSLAGRQKNSYLENDDSMHQYTPLEQYEDIHQHFGASSSGITSVDSIQKQKLSSDSDPLGCMQTQIPLMHLDLSQTPNHTSLFPTFSKSRSKQSEHPSASLKESSCASNMESSHGHSLEAATLKSDEKGEKLYPCHDKHTLSRSVKSDGVPREMPFCGPGSAQKVDNQFENENEGHSEVHGVRIGFSPEIDSSTVQESSSMSSALNSNSLEANSFCQLQQVMDQLDIRTKLCLACKSMVPHNGSRCMGFMDMETDTNPIDRSIAHLLFHRPHDQSMSHPYDTIPSKSSATIHGSLINSPLKTEKHVCLEDSSTGVGKKTVGGNT; this comes from the exons ATGCTGGAAAAGGGTTCATGGTCTCACACACCTGAGGGTGTGTTTTCTTGTGACAGTGACTCATATGTAGAATTGAAAAGGTTAACATCAGATGATACTGACATGTCTGGTCACTGTTTCAAGAGCAGCAATATGGATTGTGGTGGTGATGAGCTTTGTACTGATGACACTCTCCTGAGAGACAAGTCTGTTGTTGAAGATGGTACTGTTAGTCAATATCCAATTAATCAGATGTCTCAAGATGATAACGAATTCAGTTTTCTTGATAGTGATGGGTGGCTGGATATAGAGAACTTTGAAGATGTTGACAGAATGTT GAATTATGATTTAACTTTTGGAATGGGAAGTCTCAATAATGAAGAGGAGTTCTGCTGGCTATCGTCTTCTCGTGACGCTGAAGGTTCTGATGATGCTTTGAAGTCTGACTTCAAATTTTCATGTGCAGAAATAAGTCCATTGAAAAGTATGTCTGACTATGATATGGGTTCCAAGGAAGATATTAAAGGTCTTCCAATCAATGATTCCAACAAAATATTATCTTCTGCTGATAGAAAAGTTAGGTCTCAAATGGATGTTGATGATAATGGCATCCCTCCTACGAGTTTCAATGAATCAGGAAAGAAATCCAGCAATACAGCTGACTTGGTGCCAAAAGAAAAG AGGAAGATGGCAAAGTCGTTAGCAGGAAGACAAAAAAATAGTTACCTAGAAAATGATGATTCCATGCATCAATATACTCCTCTGGAGCAGTATGAAGATATACATCAACACTTTGGAGCCTCTTCCAGTGGGATCACTTCTGTTGATAGCATCCAGAAACAAAAGTTGAGCTCAGATTCTGATCCTTTAGGTTGCATGCAGACACAAATTCCATTAATGCACCTAGACTTGAGTCAAACTCCAAATCACACTTCCCTCTTTCCGACTTTTTCTAAATCAAGATCCAAGCAAAGTGAGCATCCATCAGCTTCTCTTAAAGAATCATCTTGTGCCTCAAACATGGAGAGTTCTCATGGTCATTCTTTGGAAGCTGCTACCTTGAAATCagatgaaaaaggagaaaagtTGTATCCCTGCCATGATAAACACACGTTATCTAGGAGTGTCAAAAGTGACGGTGTGCCAAGAGAAATGCCATTTTGTGGTCCAGGTTCAGCTCAGAAGGTAGATAATCAgtttgaaaatgaaaatgaaggCCACAGTGAAGTTCATGGAGTACGCATAGGGTTTTCTCCAGAAATAGACTCATCAACTGTGCAGGAAAGCTCATCCATGAGCTCTGCACTGAACAGCAACTCACTTGAAGCAAACAGCTTTTGCCAGCTGCAACAGGTCATGGATCAG TTGGATATTAGAACCAAATTGTGCCTAGCATGCAAATCAATGGTGCCACATAATGGTAGCAG GTGTATGGGATTCATGGATATGGAAACTGACACAAACCCCATTGATCGATCTATAGCACACTTACTGTTTCACAGACCCCATGATCAATCAATGTCGCATCCTTATGATACTATACCTTCCAAATCCAGTGCCACG ATACATGGGTCACTGATCAATTCACCACTAAAGACTGAGAAACACGTTTGTCTAGAAGACTCTTCTACTGGAGTGGGAAAGAAGACCGTAGGAGGTAACACCTAA